A single genomic interval of Zingiber officinale cultivar Zhangliang chromosome 4A, Zo_v1.1, whole genome shotgun sequence harbors:
- the LOC121971980 gene encoding protein HEADING DATE 3A-like, which translates to MSRDPLVVGNVIGDILDPFVKSATLRLLYNNKEVMNGSELKPSAVVNEPRVEIRGRDTRATLYTLVMVDPDAPSPSNPTKREHLHWLVTDIPETANASYGNEIVPYESPRPTAGIHRFVFVLFRQSVRQTIYAPGWRQNFNSRDFAALYNLGAPVAAMYFNCQRENGCGGRRYL; encoded by the exons ATGTCTAGGGATCCTCTTGTGGTGGGCAATGTCATTGGGGACATTTTGGACCCTTTCGTCAAGTCGGCTACCCTCCGGCTGCTCTACAACAACAAGGAAGTCATGAATGGGTCCGAGCTCAAACCGTCGGCCGTCGTAAATGAGCCGAGGGTCGAGATCCGGGGCCGCGATACGAGGGCTACTCTTTACACACTT GTGATGGTTGATCCTGATGCACCAAGCCCGAGCAACCCTACTAAGAGGGAGCACTTGCATTG GTTGGTGACCGACATACCGGAAACGGCTAATGCTAGTTATG GAAATGAAATCGTTCCGTATGAGAGCCCGCGTCCAACCGCCGGAATTCACCGGTTCGTGTTTGTGTTGTTCCGGCAATCGGTTCGTCAGACCATATATGCGCCCGGGTGGAGGCAAAACTTCAACAGCAGGGACTTCGCGGCGCTTTACAACCTCGGGGCCCCTGTGGCCGCAATGTACTTCAATTGCCAAAGAGAGAATGGGTGTGGTGGAAGAAGGTACTTATAA
- the LOC121971979 gene encoding 4-coumarate--CoA ligase-like 7: MEKRNAAHPIPTPPSLRLLSSGFHAPSRTFQSLRPSVPLPPIERRLNVAAYAFSLLPSPLPSNPALVDAATGDTVSFPKLLSQIRSLVSALRSHAGIDRGHCVFVLAPTSLDIPPLYLALLSIGAVVSAANPASTPREISHFLSLSNPRVAFATSATAAKLPAGLATIILDSPRFRSFLDGGDGGEAVEEVAQSDVAFFQFSSGTTGMMKAAALSHRNMIAIVAPCHSMRNPVAERRRGGPEATLLTAPLFHAMGYAFLLIGLALGETAVLIGGRTSVKEIVQAAERHRVTSLTAAPPVVVEMARWPEPLDLVALKYVICGGAPVPEAAAEQFMRLFPHVELRQGYGSTEAGPISGMIGQEECRRLRSVGRLAENVEAMLVDTTTGERLSVGQTGELWLRSPYIMLGYVGNEEANDATFDSSGWLKTGDLCYFDEDGFLFIVDRLKELIKCGASQVPPAELEHLLQLLPGIADAAVVPYPDEEAGQVPMAFVVLQPGINLNEEEIMDFIAKQVIPYKKLRKVVFIDSIPKTPTGKIARAELRNHSVFSSMSKT, encoded by the exons atggagAAGCGAAATGCTGCTCACCCAATTCCGACTCCGCCCTCCCTCCGCCTGCTCTCTAGCGGCTTCCACGCCCCATCCAGAACCTTCCAGAGCCTTCGACCCTCCGTTCCACTTCCGCCAATCGAGCGCCGCCTCAACGTCGCGGCCTACGCCTTCTCCCTCCTTCCTTCCCCGCTCCCCTCCAACCCCGCCCTCGTCGACGCCGCCACCGGAGACACCGTTAGCTTCCCCAAGCTGCTCTCACAGATCCGATCCCTCGTCTCCGCCCTCCGATCGCACGCCGGCATCGACAGGGGCCACTGCGTCTTCGTCCTCGCCCCGACGAGCCTCGACATTCCCCCGCTCTACCTCGCTCTGCTCTCCATCGGCGCCGTCGTCTCCGCCGCCAACCCTGCCTCCACCCCGCGCGAGATCTCCCACTTCCTTTCCCTCTCCAACCCCCGCGTCGCCTTCGCCACCTCCGCCACCGCCGCCAAGCTCCCCGCGGGCCTCGCCACCATCATCCTCGACTCGCCACGCTTCCGCTCGTTTCTCGACGGCGGCGATGGAGGGGAAGCGGTTGAGGAAGTGGCGCAGTCGGATGTGGCCTTCTTTCAATTCTCGTCGGGGACGACGGGGATGATGAAGGCGGCGGCGCTGTCGCATCGGAACATGATTGCGATCGTGGCGCCATGCCACTCCATGCGGAACCCGGTGGCGGAGCGTCGTCGGGGAGGACCAGAAGCGACGCTTTTGACAGCGCCGCTGTTCCATGCGATGGGGTACGCCTTTTTGTTAATAGGATTGGCTCTGGGTGAGACGGCGGTGCTGATCGGGGGCAGGACCAGCGTGAAGGAAATTGTGCAGGCGGCGGAGAGGCACCGGGTGACCTCTCTGACAGCGGCGCCGCCCGTGGTGGTTGAGATGGCGAGGTGGCCAGAGCCGTTGGACCTGGTGGCCCTGAAGTACGTGATCTGCGGCGGCGCACCGGTCCCGGAGGCGGCGGCCGAGCAATTCATGAGACTGTTTCCCCATGTGGAGCTCCGTCAG GGTTATGGATCCACTGAAGCTGGACCGATATCAGGGATGATAGGTCAGGAGGAGTGTCGTCGTCTGCGGTCGGTTGGCCGTCTCGCCGAAAACGTTGAAGCTATGCTTGTGGATACTACCACAGGAGAAAGATTGTCAGTTGGGCAGACTGGAGAGCTATGGCTTAGAAGCCCTTATATCATGCTAG GTTATGTGGGAAATGAAGAAGCAAATGATGCCACCTTCGATTCCAGTGGCTGGCTGAAAACAGGGGATCTCTGCTACTTTGATGAAGATGGGTTTCTTTTCATTGTGGATCGGTTGAAGGAGTTGATAAAGTGTGGAGCCTCCCAG GTTCCACCTGCTGAGTTAGAgcatttgcttcaacttcttcccGGCATTGCTGATGCTGCTGTGGTTCC ATATCCTGATGAAGAGGCAGGTCAAGTACCCATGGCTTTCGTAGTACTACAGCCAGGAATCAACCTCAATGAAGAAGAAATAATGGATTTCATAGCCAAGCAG GTAATACCATACAAGAAGCTTCGCAAAGTTGTGTTCATTGACTCGATACCCAAAACACCAACTGGAAAGATAGCGAGGGCAGAACTGCGCAACCATTCAGTTTTCAGTTCCATGTCTAAAACATGA